One genomic region from Rosa rugosa chromosome 1, drRosRugo1.1, whole genome shotgun sequence encodes:
- the LOC133725126 gene encoding uncharacterized protein At2g34160-like, whose amino-acid sequence MEAVGEITEAMNNVTINNSDSHKKNRIQVSNTKKPLFFYVNLAKRYMQQYNEVELSALGMAIATVVTIAEILKNNGLAVEKKIMTSTVDIKDDSRGRPVQKAKIEILLGKTANFDDLMAAAAEERELAAAAEAEEQS is encoded by the exons ATGGAGGCTGTGGGAGAGATTACCGAGGCTATgaacaacgtcaccatcaacaACTCAGATTCACACAAGAAGAACCGAATTCAGGTCTCGAACACCAAAAAGCCCCTCTTCTTCTACGTCAATCTTGCCAAG AGGTATATGCAGCAGTACAATGAGGTGGAGCTATCTGCCTTAGGAATGG CTATTGCCACAGTTGTCACAATTGCAGAAATTCTCAAGAACAATGGGCTGGCTGTTGAGAAAA AAATCATGACATCAACTGTTGACATAAAGGATGATTCTAGAGGGAGACCAGTCCAAAAAGCCAAG ATTGAGATCTTGCTTGGGAAGACAGCAAATTTCGATGACTTGATGGCTGCAGCTGCTGAGGAGAGGGAActtgcagcagcagcagaggCTGAGGAGCAAAGCTGA